A genomic region of Miscanthus floridulus cultivar M001 chromosome 3, ASM1932011v1, whole genome shotgun sequence contains the following coding sequences:
- the LOC136546284 gene encoding putative pectinesterase/pectinesterase inhibitor 45: MSSSAFGDFGPLTERRRAENARKQRRRIMIAAGTVSIIIILIVMGSAAVMYSGKKSSSDGGHKSASKSTSSPAKGKSSGGSDSDSEAEAESGSDAKPKTDLKAVSKSIKAMCSQTDYTDACVKSLGKAANASSSSPKDIVRSAVEVIGNAISQAFDRADLILSNDPRVKAAVADCKEVFADAKDDLNSTLKGVDDKDGIAKQSYQLRIWLSAVIANMETCVDGFPDDEFKAKVKESFTDGKELTSNALALIEKGSSLLSVLKGGSKRRLLEEEEEGTAAAASQAGPALDKDGIPEWVPDGERRVLKGGGFKNTLTPNVVVAKDGSGKFKTITEALAAMPKTYDGRYVIQVKEGMYEEYVTITKTMKNVTLLGDGSKKSIVTGKKSFADGITTFKTATFTAQGDGFMAIGMGFQNTAGAEKHQAVALLVQSDKAIFLNCKMDGFQDTLYAHSKAQFYRNCIISGTVDFIFGDAAAVFQNCILILRRPMDNQQNIVTAQGRADAREATGFVLQKCEFQAEAALRDAGRPAIRNYLGRPWRECSRTIFMESEIPDFIDKAGYLPWNGDFGLKTLWYAEFGNTGPGANTAGRVNWPGFKKVISKADATKFTVENFLHAQPWIDPTGTPVKYDLFT, encoded by the exons ATGTCGTCGTCGGCGTTCGGCGACTTCGGTCCGCTCACCGAGCGCCGCCGCGCCGAGAATGCGCGGAAGCAGCGCAGACGCATCATGATCGCCGCCGGGAccgtctccatcatcatcatacTCATCGTCATGGGCAGCGCCGCGGTCATGTACAGCGGGAAGAAGTCGTCCAGCGACGGTGGCCACAAGTCTGCTTCCAAGAGCACGTCGTCGCCGGCCAAAGGCAAGTCCAGCGGCGGGTCGGACTCGGACTCGGAAGCGGAAGCGGAATCGGGGTCGGACGCGAAGCCGAAGACGGATCTGAAGGCCGTGTCCAAGAGCATCAAGGCGATGTGCTCGCAGACAGACTACACGGACGCGTGCGTGAAGAGCCTTGGCAAGGCCGCTAACGCCAGCTCGTCGTCCCCCAAGGACATCGTCCGCAGCGCCGTGGAGGTGATCGGCAACGCCATCAGCCAGGCGTTCGACCGCGCGGACCTGATCCTGAGCAACGACCCGCGCGTGAAGGCCGCCGTCGCCGACTGCAAGGAGGTGTTCGCGGACGCCAAGGACGACCTCAACAGCACGCTCAAGGGCGTCGACGACAAGGACGGCATCGCCAAGCAGAGCTACCAGCTGCGCATCTGGCTCAGCGCCGTGATAGCCAACATGGAGACGTGCGTCGACGGGTTCCCCGATGATGAGTTCAAGGCCAAGGTGAAGGAGTCGTTCACCGACGGGAAGGAGCTCACCAGCAACGCCCTGGCGCTCATCGAGAAGGGGTCATCGCTCCTCTCCGTACTCAAGGGCGGCTCGAAACGACGGTTgctcgaggaggaggaggaaggcacggcggcggcggcgtcgcaaGCCGGGCCGGCACTCGACAAGGACGGCATCCCGGAGTGGGTGCCCGACGGTGAGCGGAGGGTGCTCAAGGGCGGCGGCTTCAAGAACACACTCACGCCGAATGTGGTGGTGGCGAAGGACGGCAGCGGCAAGTTCAAGACCATCACCGAGGCGCTCGCCGCCATGCCAAAGACCTACGACGGAAG ATACGTGATCCAAGTGAAGGAGGGGATGTACGAGGAGTACGTGACCATCACCAAGACGATGAAGAACGTGACCCTCTTAGGTGACGGCTCCAAGAAGTCCATCGTCACCGGCAAGAAGAGCTTCGCCGACGGGATCACGACTTTCAAGACAGCAACCTTCA CTGCGCAAGGCGACGGGTTCATGGCGATCGGGATGGGGTTCCAGAACACGGCCGGCGCGGAGAAGCACCAGGCGGTGGCGCTGCTGGTGCAGTCGGACAAGGCCATCTTCCTCAACTGCAAGATGGACGGGTTCCAGGACACCCTGTACGCGCACTCCAAGGCGCAGTTCTACCGCAACTGCATCATCTCCGGCACCGTGGACTTCATCTTCGGCGACGCGGCGGCGGTGTTCCAGAACTGCATCCTCATCCTGCGCCGCCCAATGGACAACCAGCAGAACATCGTGACCGCGCAGGGCCGCGCGGACGCGCGGGAGGCCACGGGGTTCGTGCTCCAGAAGTGCGAGTTCCAGGCGGAGGCCGCGCTCCGGGACGCCGGGCGCCCGGCCATCCGCAACTACCTGGGCCGGCCGTGGCGCGAGTGCTCGCGCACCATCTTCATGGAGTCGGAGATCCCGGACTTCATCGACAAGGCAGGGTACCTGCCCTGGAACGGCGACTTCGGGCTCAAGACGCTATGGTACGCCGAGTTCGGCAACACCGGGCCCGGCGCCAACACGGCGGGGCGCGTCAACTGGCCGGGGTTCAAGAAGGTGATCAGCAAGGCGGACGCGACCAAGTTCACGGTCGAGAACTTCCTGCACGCCCAGCCCTGGATCGACCCCACAGGCACGCCGGTGAAGTACGACCTGTTCACATGA